The genomic stretch ACGTTGAACACATCCGGATGCGCTTTTTCGACCTCGTCAAACAGGACAACCTGATACGGGCGCCTGCGCACGGCCTCGGTCAATACGCCGCCCTCGTCATAGCCGACATAGCCCGGAGGAGCGCCGATCAGACGGGCGACCGCGTGTTTCTCCATGAACTCGGACATGTCGATGCGCACCATGGCGCTGTCGTCGTCGAACAGGAAATCTGCCACCGCTTTGGTCAGCTCGGTCTTACCCACACCCGTCGGCCCGAGGAACAGGAACGAACCCAAAGGCCGCCCCTCGTCGTTCAGACCGGCCCGCGCCCGGCGCACTGCGTTTGCAACGGCGGTCACAGCCGAATGCTGGCCGATCACACGGCGGTGCAACTCGTCTTCCATCCGCAGCAGCTTCTCGCGCTCACCTTCCAGCATCTTGGAGGTGGGGATGCCCGTCCACCGCTCGACCACGGCCGCGATTTGCTCGGGGCGCACGGTCTCTTCTGCCATCATGCCGCCATCTTCGCGGTCTTCCGCCTGCCCCAGCTGCTTTTCCAGCTCGGGGATGACGCCATAGGACAGCTCACCCGCCTTGGCGAGGTTGCCCTCGCGCTTGGCGATCTCCAAATCGGCGCGCGCTTTGTCCAACTGTTCCTTGATCGACTGAGCAGCGTTCAGCTTGTCTCGTTCAGCCTGCCATTGGGCCGTCATCTCTGCGGATTTCTCTTGCAGGTCCGACAGATCCTTTTGGAGTGTTTCCAGACGGTCCTTGGACGCGGCATCATCCTCGAGCTTCAGTGCCTCTTCTTCGATCTGCAGCTGCAGGATCTGACGGTCGAGTTGATCGAGCTCTTCGGGTTTGCTGTCGACCTCCATTCGCAAGCGGCTGGCAGCCTCGTCCACAAGGTCGATGGCTTTGTCGGGCAGGAAGCGGTCGGTGATATAGCGATGCGACAGGGTCGCGGCTGAAACCAGCGCCGAATCCGATACACGCACACCGTGGTGCAGTTCGTATTTCTCTTTGATACCGCGAAGGATGCTGATGGTATCCTCGACAGTCGGCTCGCTGACCAAAACAGGCTGGAACCGACGCGCCAGGGCCGCGTCTTTTTCCACGTACTTGCGATACTCATCCAGCGTAGTTGCACCGATACAGTGCAACTCCCCCCGAGCAAGCGCAGGCTTGATCAGGTTGGCGGCATCCATCGCGCCATCGGATTTACCGGCGCCTACAAGCGTGTGCATCTCGTCGATGAACAGGATAATTTCGCCCGCGGCTTCGGTCACCTCGGTCAGAACCGCCTTGAGCCGCTCCTCGAACTCACCCCGGTATTTCGCACCGGCAATCAACGCCCCCATGTCGAGCGACAGAAGTTTCTTGTCCCGAAGGGATTCAGGCACATCTCCGTTGATGATGCGCAAGGCCATTCCCTCGGCAATCGCGGTTTTACCAACGCCAGGCTCACCGATCAGAACCGGGTTGTTTTTGGTCCGACGGCTGAGCACCTGCATCGCGCGGCGGATTTCCTCGTCCCGACCGATGATCGGATCGATCTTGCCGGCGGCCGCCGCTTCGGTCAGGTCGTGCGCGTACTTCTTGAGCGCATCATAGCCATCCTCGGCACTCGCTGTGTCAGCTGTTCGGCCCTTGCGGATATCATTGATCGCCTCGTTGAGTTTTTGCGCGCTCACTGCGCCCGCATCCAAGGCTTCCTTGGCCTTGGACTTAACCATGCAAAGCGCCATCAAAACCCGTTCGACCGGCACAAAGCTGTCGCCCGCCTTCTGCGCCAGTTTCTCGGCCTCTGCCAAGACTTTACCAGTTTGCCCATCCAGATAGATCTGGCCTGCATCGCCGCTGACCTTGGCCTGTTTCGACAGGGCAACATCCAGCGCCTCGACCACGCGTCCAGGCGCTCCGCCTGCGCGGGTGATCAGGTTGCTTGCCAGCCCCTGCTCGTCATCCATCAGTGCTTTGAGAATATGTTCGGGCGTCAGTCTTTGATGCCCTTCGCGCATCGCAATGGTCTGCGCCGCCTGCACGAAGCCTCGTGCCCGCTCGGTGAACTTGTTCAAGTCCATCACTCTCTCCTTTTCCAAGCGCCCGGTCGTGTCGGCGCCCGAAATCGGCACGCCTTTTGTTGGGCCTCGCATTCAATTTGGGTAATGCTATCTGGTCTTCAAGAGGCTGGATGACGGAAATTCAAAATGAGTTAAATTCTCAGAATTTCACCTCAACCCTGCCTCACTTTAGTAATATTTCCTCGGTCATACTAAGGTCCAGAGTGGAGGCTTTTATGCTAGTAACCAATGTTGAGATTTCACAATACACCTACTGCGAGCGGACCGAGCGACATACAGCGAACGTTTGCATGACACTTGGGGACATGTTCGTCACCTTGTTCTGCGCGTTGGACATACCGGCAAACGAATGCCCCAAGACGCGTGCCAAAGCCTTTGTCGGGGACGCGATGCGACAGCTGCGCCGCATGCCCGAATATCGCTCGGGCCACAAATCTATCGAGCTTTCTGAACAGGTCGATGCACCCCTGCCCATGTTGGCCTGATCCCGCAAGGACACTTGCATCGCAAGTGGCAGCTAATTAGAGAGGCGCGACCCCACAAAACAAGGATCGCGCCCATGTCCGCCACACCTGCGCCCGCCACACCTGCGTCCGACGACCGCCTGATTGTTGCGCTGGATGTACCCAACGCCCTGCAAGGTCTGGCACTGACCGAACAGCTGGGAGATGCGGTTTCCTTTTACAAAATCGGCCTCGGAATGCTTACAGGCGGGGGCTTGGCCCTGGCAAACGAGCTGAAGCAGGAACATGGCAAGCGCATCTTCCTGGACATGAAGCTTTTTGACATCGGTAACACCGTCGAAAACGCAGTCCGGGGTCTGACCCAATTCGATCTGGATTTCCTAACCGTCCACGGTGACCCGCATGTTGTGCGCGCCGCCAAGGAAGGCGCAAGCGGCAAAGATCTGAAAATCTTGGCCGTAACCATCCTGACCTCTCTTAACCGCGACGATCTGGACGCTGGCCTGATCAAACCGGGCGATGTGCAAGAGCTGGCCATCGAACGCGCTGCCAAGGCCTTTGAGGCCGGCGCCGATGGCATTATCGCCTCCCCCCAAGAGGCCGCACTGATCCGCGCTCTGCCACAGGCCAAAGGCCGTTTGATCGTCACCCCTGGTGTACGTCCCGCCGGTGCTGATTTGGGCGATCAGAAACGGGTGGCGACTCCTGCAAATGCTATCTCGGATGGCGTCGATCATATCGTCGTCG from Falsiruegeria litorea R37 encodes the following:
- the clpB gene encoding ATP-dependent chaperone ClpB, which translates into the protein MDLNKFTERARGFVQAAQTIAMREGHQRLTPEHILKALMDDEQGLASNLITRAGGAPGRVVEALDVALSKQAKVSGDAGQIYLDGQTGKVLAEAEKLAQKAGDSFVPVERVLMALCMVKSKAKEALDAGAVSAQKLNEAINDIRKGRTADTASAEDGYDALKKYAHDLTEAAAAGKIDPIIGRDEEIRRAMQVLSRRTKNNPVLIGEPGVGKTAIAEGMALRIINGDVPESLRDKKLLSLDMGALIAGAKYRGEFEERLKAVLTEVTEAAGEIILFIDEMHTLVGAGKSDGAMDAANLIKPALARGELHCIGATTLDEYRKYVEKDAALARRFQPVLVSEPTVEDTISILRGIKEKYELHHGVRVSDSALVSAATLSHRYITDRFLPDKAIDLVDEAASRLRMEVDSKPEELDQLDRQILQLQIEEEALKLEDDAASKDRLETLQKDLSDLQEKSAEMTAQWQAERDKLNAAQSIKEQLDKARADLEIAKREGNLAKAGELSYGVIPELEKQLGQAEDREDGGMMAEETVRPEQIAAVVERWTGIPTSKMLEGEREKLLRMEDELHRRVIGQHSAVTAVANAVRRARAGLNDEGRPLGSFLFLGPTGVGKTELTKAVADFLFDDDSAMVRIDMSEFMEKHAVARLIGAPPGYVGYDEGGVLTEAVRRRPYQVVLFDEVEKAHPDVFNVLLQVLDDGVLTDGQGRTVDFKQTLIVLTSNLGAQALSQLPDGADAADARRDVMDAVRAHFRPEFLNRLDETIIFDRLARADMDGIVDIQLGRLAKRLAGRKIGLELDEAAKTWLADEGYDPVFGARPLKRVIQRALQNPLAEALLAGDIKDGETVPVSAGADGLIIGDRLGTSDRPRPDDAVVH
- the pyrF gene encoding orotidine-5'-phosphate decarboxylase; this encodes MSATPAPATPASDDRLIVALDVPNALQGLALTEQLGDAVSFYKIGLGMLTGGGLALANELKQEHGKRIFLDMKLFDIGNTVENAVRGLTQFDLDFLTVHGDPHVVRAAKEGASGKDLKILAVTILTSLNRDDLDAGLIKPGDVQELAIERAAKAFEAGADGIIASPQEAALIRALPQAKGRLIVTPGVRPAGADLGDQKRVATPANAISDGVDHIVVGRPIYRAEDPRTAAQAILDEMRSAQATTPNRP